The Bradyrhizobium sp. LLZ17 genomic sequence CGCGGTAAATTGCGGCCCCTTCGGTAGCTTCACGGGCTGGCCCGCAAGACGGGCACCCTTGGACAGTGCGTCGGCGACATGGCGGTCGATCTTGCTGATCGCCGCCTCGTTGATCATCGGCCCGATCGCCACGCCCGGCTCCAGGCCTGGTCCCACCTTCATTCTTTCGACGCGGGCCACAAGCTTGTCCGCGAAGGCATCATAAACGCCGGCCTGCACGAGAATCCGGTTGGCGCAAACGCAGGTCTGGCCGCCATTGCGGAACTTCGACATGATCGCGCCCTCGACCGCGAGGTCGAGATCGGCATCGTCGAAGACGATGAAAGGGGCATTTCCGCCGAGCTCGAGGCTCACACGCTTGATGCTATCGGCGGCACCGCGCATGAGCAGCGAGCCGACGCGGGTCGAGCCCGTGAACGAGATCTTGCGCACCGTTTCGTTGGCCATGATCTCCGCGCCGATCTCGGTTGGCAGGCCGGTGACGACGTTGACCACGCCCGGGGAATACCGGCGCGCTCCGCCAGCACCGCCAGAGCGAGTGCCGAATGGGGCGTGAAGTCGGAGGGTTTGATCACAACCGTGCACCCCGCCGCGAGCGCTGGCGCGACCTTGCGTGTGATCATGGCGTTTGGAAAATTCCAGGGCGTGATGATTGCGCACACGCCCACCGGTTCCTTGAGAACAAGGATGCGCCGGTCTGGCGTCGGCGAGGGGATCGTCGTGCCGCCGATACGCCGGGCTTCCTCCGCGAACCATTTGACGAAGGAGGCACCGTAGCGGATCTCGCCCTTTGATTCCTCCAATGGCTTGCCCTGTTCGAGCGTCAAAATGTGCGCCAGATCGTCCAGATGCGCGATCATGAGTCCATGCCAGGCTTCCAGAAGCACAGCGCGCTCGGCGTTGGTCTTCGCACGCCAACCCGCATAAGCGGCGGCGGCGGCAGCAATAGCGGCGCGGGTGTCGTCCCGCCCCATGTTCGGCACGGTGCCGACAATGGCCTGCGTCGCCGGATCGATCACATCGATCGTTGCTCCCGAAAGTGCCCCCACCCATTGGCCACCAATCAGGCCCCGCTGGCGGAACAGCCCTTCGTCGTTGAGGTTCTGCATCTGATGATCCTTGTCGGCTAGGAGAAACGGGAATGCACGGCTGTGGTGATCGCCTCGGTGCCGGCGGCCCCCAGCAAGGCCCGTGCGGTTGCTGTCACCTCGCGCCCAATGCCGGCGCCGGGAATGAGTGCGATGCCGTAGCTCTTCATGAAAGCCCCTCGATATGGATGAGTACGCTCTTGGAGCGGCGGTTCGCGCAATAAGCTTCGCGGCCGAGATCCTTGCCGATGCCGGAGCGCTTGTAGCCTCCGGTCGGCAGAATGTGATCGCGCGATCGGCCATAGCCGTTGACCCACACGGTGCCGGCGGCAAACGCGCGCGTGACCCGGATCACGCGTGAGACGTCGCGCGTGTAAAGTCCGGCGGCAAGTCCGTAGGTCGGATGGTCGGCGAGGCTCACGGCTTGTTCCTCGGTGGTGAATGTCTGAAGCGTCAGCACCGGCCCGAAGATCTCTTCGGCAATGGCGGGAGAAGCTTGCTGCACGTTGGCAAGAAGCGTCGGTGCATAGAAATAGCCTTTGCCGTCCATGGGTTCGCCGCCCGCTCGACACTCGGCGCCACTGGCGCACGCTGCTCGGACGATCGTGTGAATTCGCGAGCGCTGCCGCTCGGAAATGATCGGCGAATACGTGGTTGCGGCATCCCAGGTCGGACCAGCGCGAACGGCTTTCATGCGAGCGAGGATGGCCTCAACGAGCGGTTCGGCCACGAAGGCGTGCGCGATCAGCCGCGATCCGGCGACACAGGCTTGACCTGCGTTGGCGAGGATGCTGCCGGCAATCGCCGCAGCAGCCTGATCGAGATCGGCGTCCGCGAACACGATCTGTGGGCTTTTGCCGCCGAGCTCGAGTGTCATTGGCTTGATGCCGGTAGCCGCAATATTGACCATGATCGCAGCTCCCGCGCCGGTCGATCCGGTGAAGCTCACCTTGGCCACATCGGAATGGCCGGTAATGGCGGCGCCGGTCGTTGGTCCATCGCCGAGCACGACGTTGATGAGTCCGGGGGGCAGGCCGGCCTTGATCGCCAATTGAGCGAGAAAGACCGAGGAGAATGGCGTCAGCTCGGAAGGTTTCAGCACCACGGCGTTGCCCGCGGCAAGCGCCGGTGCGAGCTTCCAGCCTGCCATGGACAGCGGAAAATTCCAGGGCGTGATGGCGCCGACGACTCCGTAGGGCTCGGTCATGATCATGCCGAGATGCCCATCATCGGTGGGTACCAGGTCGCCGCCCTCCTTGTCGGCGAATTCGGCGAAGAAGCGGATTTGCTCCGCGGTCACCGCGATGTCTCCCGCAACGAGTTGGCCGACCGGGCGGGTCGATGAAATCGCCTCGACTTTCGCGAGAGTGTAGGCTTCGCGCTCTATGAGGTCGGCCCAGCGTTTGAGGACGTTGGCGCGTTCGCGCGGCCGCACGCCACCCCAGTTGCTTGTCTTCAGGGCCTTTCTGGCGGTTTGAACCGCCTCGTCGACGATCTCCTCCGAGGCGACGGGACATTCGGCGTAGAACGAGCCATCCGAAGGGCGCTGCAGCGGAAGCAGGCCGGGCGCCTCAAGCAGCCGATCGCCAATCAAGTGGCCGATCGGCAGCGAAATCTGATCGGGGTCGAAGCTCAGGCTCATGATACTGTGACGTAGATCTTGCGGACGGTCTCGATGGTCTTCCAGACGCCCGTAAAGCCTGGTCGGGGATCCACCCCGACGGGGCCGATCGCGAACGGCAGGTGCGGGAGATCGCGAGCGAAGGCGTCGCGAAAAACGGTCGCGCGCTGTGCGTCGGAATTGAAGAGAAATGTCATTTTCGAAGTCGATCGCACCAACAATGGCGAACTCGCCAGGTTGAACCATGCTATCGGAGCGAGCGTTCATCCGGTGCCGAATGCGATCGTGATTTGGTGGATTGTTTCGTTGCACGGCAGTTCTGAAATGTAATCTGCGGCAGCGGCCGGTTTATGCTGAGCTTCTCCGGAGCCCGGAGCGGCGGCTTCGGCCGATGTCGGGTCTGATCAGAGAGAGACATGAAGCCTCGCACGACCAGTTCACTCACGATCGATGCCTTCGATGCGCGCGCGGTCGACATCGACACGGTAGAGCTCGAACAGCTCTACACGTTGTCGATCGGCGTAGGCTGGCCGCACCGGCCCGAGGACTGGCAGTTTCTGCGCAACGTGGGACACGGGATCGCGGTTCACGATGAAATCGGACGATTGCTGGGCTCCGCCATGTGGTTTCCCCACGGGCCGGATTTTGCCACCGTCGGAATGGTCATCACGTCACCCCGCGTTCAGACACGCGGCACGGCCCGGTGGTTGATGAAGCGGGTTCTGTCCGCGTGCAAGGGACGAAATCTCCGCCTCAATGCCACGCGCGCAGCCCGCAAGCTCTATCTCTCGCTCGGCTTTCGTACCGAGCGCACGGTGTTCCAGCGTCAAGGCGAGGCGCAATGGTCCAGCGAGATGCCGCTCCTTTCCGGAGGAGCTGAATTGCGTCCCCTTCACGAGAGGGATCTGCGGGCAATCGCCGAACTCGATGCGCAAGCATTCGGAGCATCACGCCTCGCGCTGCTTGGGGCTCTCCTGCCGCAATCCGCAGGGGTAGGGCTCTATCGGCGCGGTCGTCTCGAGGCCTTCGCACTCTGCCGCCCGTTCGGGCGGGGGCATGTCGTCGGGCCGGTGGTCGCCTCGAACGACGAGGACGCGATCGCGGTGATTGCGCCGCACGTCGCTGCCCATGCAGGAGAGTTTCTGAGGCTCGATACGCACCTGGCCGACGGCGAGTTCTGCTCGTTTTTGGCTGGCTCGGGCCTCGCGTTTTTCGACAGCGTTACGACGATGTCGCTCGGGGGAGAGTTTTGCGATCCAAATGCGCGCTCTTCAAGGCCCACAACTTACGCGCTTGCAAGTCAGGCGCTCGGCTAACCTCAAATCGTGGAGCGTCCGCGATACGGGCCTTGCCGATCGTTCTGAGAACCGCCGCTCGCCGGCCGACCCGGATCTAGTGCGCGTCAATCAACGACCTAGAAGATATGCGCTGCGTTCGGCGCCCGCGTTTGCAGAACGATAGTGGCGCGCATCCATCCGAGTTCATGGATCAGCACGGCAGCAAGCGCTGACCGCGATCGCACTGGGCGGTCCCGAAGGTTGCATCCCTGCAGCGCACACCGCGACGACACAGGAACCAAACAGCAAGGGAAGGCTTGATCGCTAAAGGAGGTGCGGCATGAACGTCTCCCGAGTTGCCCTTGTCCTGGC encodes the following:
- a CDS encoding GNAT family N-acetyltransferase, whose amino-acid sequence is MKPRTTSSLTIDAFDARAVDIDTVELEQLYTLSIGVGWPHRPEDWQFLRNVGHGIAVHDEIGRLLGSAMWFPHGPDFATVGMVITSPRVQTRGTARWLMKRVLSACKGRNLRLNATRAARKLYLSLGFRTERTVFQRQGEAQWSSEMPLLSGGAELRPLHERDLRAIAELDAQAFGASRLALLGALLPQSAGVGLYRRGRLEAFALCRPFGRGHVVGPVVASNDEDAIAVIAPHVAAHAGEFLRLDTHLADGEFCSFLAGSGLAFFDSVTTMSLGGEFCDPNARSSRPTTYALASQALG
- a CDS encoding aldehyde dehydrogenase, coding for MSLSFDPDQISLPIGHLIGDRLLEAPGLLPLQRPSDGSFYAECPVASEEIVDEAVQTARKALKTSNWGGVRPRERANVLKRWADLIEREAYTLAKVEAISSTRPVGQLVAGDIAVTAEQIRFFAEFADKEGGDLVPTDDGHLGMIMTEPYGVVGAITPWNFPLSMAGWKLAPALAAGNAVVLKPSELTPFSSVFLAQLAIKAGLPPGLINVVLGDGPTTGAAITGHSDVAKVSFTGSTGAGAAIMVNIAATGIKPMTLELGGKSPQIVFADADLDQAAAAIAGSILANAGQACVAGSRLIAHAFVAEPLVEAILARMKAVRAGPTWDAATTYSPIISERQRSRIHTIVRAACASGAECRAGGEPMDGKGYFYAPTLLANVQQASPAIAEEIFGPVLTLQTFTTEEQAVSLADHPTYGLAAGLYTRDVSRVIRVTRAFAAGTVWVNGYGRSRDHILPTGGYKRSGIGKDLGREAYCANRRSKSVLIHIEGLS